One Deltaproteobacteria bacterium genomic region harbors:
- a CDS encoding response regulator, which produces MSSKVLFVDDEPHVTEALKRALRKEPYEVLSAGSARDALRVLSEQPIDVVVSDERMPGMSGSEFLAQVADAYPDTIRIILTGHATMETAVRAINEGRVYRFMTKPVNEMDLVVTIRRALQHKEVMIKAAKLEKIARQQRTALEDLERRYPGITSIKTDAKGTIVLDDEG; this is translated from the coding sequence ATGAGCAGCAAAGTGCTTTTCGTGGACGATGAGCCGCATGTGACGGAGGCGCTGAAACGGGCGCTTCGGAAGGAGCCTTACGAGGTGTTGAGCGCCGGCTCCGCCCGTGACGCTTTGAGGGTCCTCTCCGAACAACCCATCGACGTCGTTGTTTCCGACGAACGGATGCCGGGCATGTCCGGGTCGGAGTTTCTGGCCCAGGTGGCGGATGCGTATCCGGACACCATCCGAATCATACTCACGGGCCACGCCACCATGGAAACAGCGGTACGCGCCATCAATGAAGGACGGGTATATCGGTTCATGACCAAACCGGTCAACGAAATGGACCTGGTGGTGACCATACGCAGGGCCCTGCAGCACAAGGAGGTCATGATCAAGGCGGCCAAGCTCGAAAAGATTGCCCGGCAGCAGCGTACGGCCCTGGAGGACCTCGAGAGGCGATATCCGGGCATCACGAGCATCAAGACGGACGCCAAAGGGACCATTGTTCTGGACGACGAGGGATAA
- a CDS encoding DNRLRE domain-containing protein: MKKSIGLVIFLGMVVLGGTARADVVLMEPVKDNMLIQTTDGSLSNGAGDYFFAGVTGSRSVRRGLIAFDIAARLPQGSVINSVSLVMTMSNTPGGVGEVPIRLHRLLSDWGEGASDAPLGEGIGANAAEGDATWLHTFFPAGLWTTPGGDFDPAESASTPVGGNGEYDWGSTSAMVADVQAWLDDPSTNFGWIVLGTENINVRSAKRFNSLQNPNASTRPMLAVDYTPGSGVPCVQVTDTVGLPIACAQFQGAFFSFTLDFAPNPTFPDDLIWMMNFGSLTILESPTDSLCLPVADDASIPVPCAEFQGLQFEFVLRLLPIPEDPNNLFWRMDFNSLIIK, encoded by the coding sequence ATGAAAAAAAGCATAGGACTGGTGATTTTTTTGGGAATGGTCGTCCTCGGAGGAACGGCCCGGGCCGATGTCGTCCTCATGGAACCCGTCAAGGACAACATGCTGATCCAAACCACTGACGGAAGTCTGAGCAACGGAGCCGGCGATTACTTCTTCGCCGGCGTCACGGGGAGCCGGTCCGTCCGGCGGGGCCTGATCGCTTTTGACATCGCCGCACGCCTGCCGCAAGGATCCGTCATCAACAGCGTTTCGCTGGTCATGACCATGTCCAATACGCCGGGGGGAGTAGGCGAAGTCCCAATCCGCCTCCATAGACTGCTCTCGGACTGGGGTGAAGGAGCTTCCGACGCTCCATTGGGAGAAGGCATTGGCGCCAACGCCGCCGAAGGGGACGCCACCTGGTTGCACACCTTTTTCCCCGCCGGCCTCTGGACAACGCCCGGAGGAGACTTTGACCCCGCCGAAAGCGCTTCCACTCCCGTCGGAGGGAACGGCGAATACGATTGGGGTTCCACCTCCGCAATGGTCGCGGACGTCCAGGCGTGGCTGGATGACCCCTCGACGAACTTCGGCTGGATCGTCCTCGGTACCGAAAACATCAACGTGCGCAGCGCCAAGCGGTTCAACAGCCTTCAAAATCCCAACGCCTCGACCCGGCCCATGCTGGCGGTGGACTACACGCCCGGCTCCGGCGTCCCCTGCGTTCAGGTGACGGACACGGTAGGCCTTCCCATCGCCTGCGCCCAATTCCAGGGCGCGTTTTTTTCGTTTACCCTGGACTTTGCCCCGAATCCGACCTTCCCCGACGACCTCATTTGGATGATGAATTTCGGCTCGCTCACTATCCTCGAATCGCCCACGGACTCGCTGTGCCTTCCCGTGGCCGACGATGCGAGCATACCCGTTCCCTGCGCCGAGTTCCAGGGCCTCCAATTCGAGTTTGTTCTCCGCCTGCTCCCGATTCCCGAAGATCCGAACAACCTCTTCTGGCGTATGGATTTCAATAGTTTGATTATAAAGTGA